Genomic window (Roseivirga sp. 4D4):
AAGCGAAAGCAGGTGATAAGGCCCATCAAGATTTTTACCACACGTATGAGGATCGCTCTACCCCGTATATGTTTGAGCGGTCGATGCCAGAGGTTTTCCCTGAAAGCTCACCTGGCAACTTCACCTTTGATGAAGAGATGCAGCGCTGGGTAATGACAGTTTTCAACCACTATCAGTGGGACCTGAACTATACCAACCCCTATGTATTGGTGGAAATGATCGACAACATCTTCCATCTGGCTAATATGGGAGTGGATGTGTTCCGAATGGATGCTGTGGCCTTTGTGTGGAAGCAAATTGGTACCGCATGTCAGAATTTACCACAAGCTCATATCATACATCAGTTATTTAAGTTGTGTACACAAGTAACTGCTCCTGGTGTGGCATTTCTGGCTGAGGCTATCGTTGCTCCTACTGAAATTGTCAAGTACTTCGGTGACTCTGAAGTATGGAGTAATGAGCATGACATGGCTTATAATGCCACTTTAATGGCATTGTTATGGAATTCGTTGGCGACACGAAGTACGCGTGTTATGAAAGCCAGTCTAAGAGATATTCCTCGGAAACCCAATGGTACCACGTGGATCAACTATGCCCGTTGTCATGACGATATTGGCATGGGTTTCGAGGATCGGCATATTCAAGAATCAGGCTTTGATCCAGGACCTCATAGAAAATTCCTTACAAAGTTTCTAACCGGGGACTTTCACGGGTCTTTCGCCAAGGGCATGCCCTTTATGTATAACCCAAAGACAGGTGATGCGCGTATTTCGGGTTCAATGGCCTCACTATCGGGTTTGGAAGAAGCGATAAATGAAGGCAATACATTAGGCATTCGAAGAGCCATTGATAGAATCAACTTGCTCCATAGCATTATCCTCTCTTACGGGGGAATTCCTGTCATCTATTCGGGAGATGAAATTGCAACACTGAATGATTATGGCTTCTTAAAAGACGAAGCGAAAAGCGATGACAATCGCTGGATGCACAGGCCAATGATGGATTGGAAAAGGGCCGAAAAGAGAACAAAAAAGAATACTCCGGAGGAAAAAGTCTTCAACGCTTTGAAAAGAATGATTAGTGTAAGGCGATCGGTACAAGAGTTCTCTGACGAGAATAACACACAGCTTGTGGAAGTGTCAAATGAGCATGTATTTGCGTTTCAGCGTAGCCTTGAAAACCAGAATACCTTGGTAATTGCCAATTTCAAGGATACCGATCAAGAGGTTTACCCTCATTTGGTATTTCCACAAACACAGGTCAATCCCTTTAAAATGGTAGATAGAATCTCTGGCAAAACAGTTAAAATTAAAGATGGAAGGCTTTCGCTTAAGCCATATCAATTCTATTGGTTAACGAATAAATAGACATCATGACAAAAACCTGGTGGAAAGAAAGCGTAGTATATCAAATATACCCTAGAAGCTTCAAAGACTCTGATAATGACGGTCTCGGAGACATCCCTGGTGTCATCGAAAAGCTTGACTACATTCAGTCATTGGGTATTGATGTGATATGGCTATGTCCCGTGTATAAATCCCCCAATGACGATAATGGCTATGACATTGCGGATTACCGCAATATCATGGATGAATTCGGTACTATGGATGACTTTGACCGACTACTCGAAGGAATTCATGCAAGAGGAATGAAACTAGTGATGGATCTGGTGGTCAATCATTCATCAGATGAGCACAAGTGGTTCGAAGCGTCAAGAA
Coding sequences:
- a CDS encoding alpha-amylase family glycosyl hydrolase; translation: MYNPSAHLLLKKLLPSIKVKAGSKGIDEFERRYISLFSDIYSRFQKLYGQHENAMPAFEKLSQVMLEAYLKRPEYLKKSDQKREENPAWFRSQEITGMMLYVDRFNKDLNGLVDRLDYFEELGVNFLHLMPLLESPKVKNDGGYAVSDYRKIDQRFGTNQDFKKVTKALRSRDTLVMLDFVVNHTSDEHEWAKKAKAGDKAHQDFYHTYEDRSTPYMFERSMPEVFPESSPGNFTFDEEMQRWVMTVFNHYQWDLNYTNPYVLVEMIDNIFHLANMGVDVFRMDAVAFVWKQIGTACQNLPQAHIIHQLFKLCTQVTAPGVAFLAEAIVAPTEIVKYFGDSEVWSNEHDMAYNATLMALLWNSLATRSTRVMKASLRDIPRKPNGTTWINYARCHDDIGMGFEDRHIQESGFDPGPHRKFLTKFLTGDFHGSFAKGMPFMYNPKTGDARISGSMASLSGLEEAINEGNTLGIRRAIDRINLLHSIILSYGGIPVIYSGDEIATLNDYGFLKDEAKSDDNRWMHRPMMDWKRAEKRTKKNTPEEKVFNALKRMISVRRSVQEFSDENNTQLVEVSNEHVFAFQRSLENQNTLVIANFKDTDQEVYPHLVFPQTQVNPFKMVDRISGKTVKIKDGRLSLKPYQFYWLTNK